The DNA window TGTTGCAGATACAAGCCAGTGCTTACTTATTGGTAAACGTACATTGTAGAACGCCTGAAGACCAATCCCAATTCCATCCGTAACTTTAACATTTCCCATTGTATCAACCCTCTGCTTAACAACATTAAATATCGAATTCTGCTCTTCAAGAGGTGTTGATTTTCCGGTCCACAGGTACACATCTTCTAACCTTTTATGCTGATAATTTAGAAAAACATAAGCTCCAACAGATTGACAAAGTTTACGGTTTCTTATCACTCTTTCATAGCCCAAATTCAATTGCGTTTTAGGTGTTTGTCGGTATTGGAGGTTGTAATAAATCAAATTTGTATCATTCACCGAATGTAATGTTACAAATCCGTTTTTACTTTGAACATTATAATCAGCATACGGGAATAATGCTAATGAAACGCGCATGTAGTTTTTAGTACCGAACATTCTCCTGTAGTTTAATGATAAACGGGCATTTTGTAGAGGAATTGAACCGCTTAACACATTTACCAGAGGCAATGTATTAACACCAATTTCATTTCTATAAAATTTAACCGAATCCTTCTTTTGCGCTTTAAGATTTATACCTAAACCAAAGAAAGCAATTATTAAAACTATCTGTTTCATACCTTAATAACGTCGTTAGAATATTTTTTATTGTATGCGGCATTTATTTAACTTTACGCAAGGATGAAACTTCTTATCAAAAACATAAAAACACTTGTTCAGGTTAGAGATAACGTGATTGAAAAAGTAAGCGGAAAAGCAATGTCTGACCTTCCTTGTATCGAAGATGCTTGGTTGGCTATCGACAACGGACTCATTGCAGACTATGGCACAATGGAAGATTTTCCGGGAATTATCGACTGGAAAGATTTAGAAGTGATTGATGCGACAGGAAAAATAGTCATGCCATGTTATGCCGATAGTCACACGCACATTGTATACGCAGGTAATCGTGAAGGCGAATTTGTTGACCGCATTAATGGTTTAACGTACGAAGAAATTGCTAAACGTGGCGGTGGTATTTTAAATTCAGCGCAAAAATTACGTGAGGTAAGTGAAGATGATTTATTCGAACAATCTTTGATCCGTTTTTTTGAAGTAATCAAACAAGGAACCGGTGCCATTGAAATTAAAAGCGGTTATGGCTTAAACACAGAAGCAGAATTGAAAATGCTTCGGGTTATTAAACGTCTGAAAGATTTAAATATCATTCCCGTAAAAGCTACGTTTTTAGGCGCGCATGCCATTCCTGCCGAATACAAAGGGAATAAAGAAGGCTACATTCAATTAATAATTAATGAAATGTTACCGGCAATCGCAAAAGAAAAGTTAGCAGATTATATTGATGTATTTTGCGAAAACGGATATTTCAGTGCTGAAGAAACAAAACTAATTTTAGAGGCGGGATTAAAGCACGGACTTATTCCAAAAGTACATGCCGAGCAATTGAGCCACAGCAACGGAATACAAACAGCAGTAGCGTGTCAGGCTATTAGTGTTGATCACTTGGAGTTTTGTAACGATAAAGACATAGAAGTTTTAAAAAACAGTAAAACCATGCCAACTGTTTTACCCGGCGCTGCCTTCTTTCTCTCATTACCTTTACCTCCGGCCCGTAAAATGATTGATGCAGGATTAGCTGTCGCATTCGCGAGTGATTATAATCCCGGAAGTTCGCCAAGCGGTAATATGAATTTCATGATGAGCCTCGGCTGTATTCAATATAAATTAAATCCTGCTGAAACAATTAACGCTTGTACCATTAACTCTGCTTACGCGATGGGTTTAAGTCATGAAGTTGGCAGTATTACTCCCGGTAAACGTGCCAATATTTTTATTACACATCCAATCAGCTCTTACAATTACATTCCGTATGCATTTGGAAGTAATTTAATTGAAACCGTATTGATTAACGGAGAAAAGATTAAGCATTAATCAACCACCGTTTGATTGACTTTCTTCTGTAGGTGTTTGTGATTTGGATTTACCTCCTACCGATTTAATTTTCTTGAGATAACGCTTAAATAAATCGTCAAACGATTCAAATTCTTCCCTGTAAAATGCACCTACTCCTTGTGTGAATGGTCCACCTGAAGTAGTGATTTGCGTGTTATCATTACTTCGGTTAAAGCCCTTCACACGATAACGCCCGTCTTCGGTTAATTTGTATTCTATATTCACATCACCGATTAATCCGGTTGAGTTAGTAGACGTTTGTGAGTTACTGTTGTAACCCAAGTTACCATCAACAGACAAACGATTATTTAATAATTGCTTGGAGAGAGCTATATCTAATTCATCGCTGCTAGTTTCACTACCCGGACGGTAATTTACACCAATATCCACATCCTTAGTTAAGTTATTGAGCCAACCACTTAA is part of the Bacteroidota bacterium genome and encodes:
- a CDS encoding imidazolonepropionase; protein product: MKLLIKNIKTLVQVRDNVIEKVSGKAMSDLPCIEDAWLAIDNGLIADYGTMEDFPGIIDWKDLEVIDATGKIVMPCYADSHTHIVYAGNREGEFVDRINGLTYEEIAKRGGGILNSAQKLREVSEDDLFEQSLIRFFEVIKQGTGAIEIKSGYGLNTEAELKMLRVIKRLKDLNIIPVKATFLGAHAIPAEYKGNKEGYIQLIINEMLPAIAKEKLADYIDVFCENGYFSAEETKLILEAGLKHGLIPKVHAEQLSHSNGIQTAVACQAISVDHLEFCNDKDIEVLKNSKTMPTVLPGAAFFLSLPLPPARKMIDAGLAVAFASDYNPGSSPSGNMNFMMSLGCIQYKLNPAETINACTINSAYAMGLSHEVGSITPGKRANIFITHPISSYNYIPYAFGSNLIETVLINGEKIKH